A genomic window from Tolypothrix sp. PCC 7910 includes:
- a CDS encoding XisI protein, with protein MDKLTKYREIVRQIIHEYAKHKPYHGNIDPLPIIDIENDRYQVVQVGWDGVRRVHGCTVHLDIIGEKVWIQYDGCSEPLAQALIDAGVPKEDIVLAFHPEELRQYTGFAVS; from the coding sequence ATGGATAAATTAACTAAATATCGGGAAATTGTCAGACAAATAATCCATGAATACGCAAAGCATAAACCTTATCACGGTAATATTGATCCTTTACCAATTATTGATATAGAAAATGACCGTTATCAAGTTGTACAAGTAGGCTGGGATGGTGTGCGGCGCGTACATGGCTGTACTGTACATCTTGATATTATTGGTGAAAAAGTTTGGATTCAATATGATGGTTGTTCTGAACCGTTAGCACAAGCATTGATAGATGCTGGTGTTCCTAAAGAAGATATTGTATTAGCTTTCCATCCAGAAGAATTACGACAATATACGGGTTTTGCTGTGTCTTAA
- a CDS encoding XisH family protein yields MPARDIYHNIVIQALIADGWKITDDPLYLGYGGRDLYIDLGAERSTIAAEKENQKIAVEIKSFISPSPVSDLQEAVGQYDIYRTILLELEPERILYLAVAKRVYEGIFSERLGQLIVNRIQIKLIVFDEKTERVWQWIN; encoded by the coding sequence ATGCCTGCTAGGGATATATACCACAATATAGTTATTCAAGCCTTAATAGCAGATGGCTGGAAAATTACTGATGACCCTTTATATTTAGGTTACGGTGGTAGAGATTTATATATAGATTTAGGTGCAGAACGCAGTACCATTGCAGCAGAAAAAGAAAATCAAAAGATAGCAGTTGAAATTAAAAGCTTTATCAGTCCTTCGCCTGTAAGCGACCTGCAAGAAGCAGTTGGTCAGTATGATATTTATCGCACTATACTATTAGAATTAGAGCCAGAACGTATACTGTATTTAGCTGTCGCCAAACGAGTTTATGAGGGGATTTTTTCAGAACGCTTAGGTCAGCTAATTGTCAACCGAATACAGATAAAACTTATTGTATTTGACGAAAAAACTGAGAGGGTTTGGCAATGGATAAATTAA
- a CDS encoding serine/threonine-protein kinase, whose translation MLLWTTNQSLQNGRFIVQKVLGGGGFGITYSVIEQTTGKLFVIKTLNYIQQSKADFDLQQVKFVNEALRLAQCSHPHIVKVNEVIKEGELWGMVMEYIDGQDLAKYIDERGQLSEQEALRYINQIGQALEYVHAKGFLHRDIKPNNILLRRSTQEAVLIDFGLAREFQGGKTGSMTNAKTEGYAPIEQYERRGTFGAYTDVYALAATLYSLLTSEVPLPANYRKTGIPLHPPKQFNSAISDRVNEAILKGMALLVEERPQTVREWLELVNPKLEVDSLTSAVGMDYKTLRDLLAAGKWQDADEETARVMLAVAKREKEGWLYDEHLDNFPCEDLRTIDQLWLKYSNGRFGFSVQKRIYQSLGGTREYNEKIWDAFGNSVGWIKDGNWMYYEHLTFDLTAPVAHLPWEVLNLVGPWSGILDTSGVGGVSSLASRLVKCNI comes from the coding sequence ATGCTACTTTGGACAACCAATCAATCACTGCAAAACGGACGCTTTATTGTGCAAAAAGTCCTTGGTGGCGGTGGTTTCGGCATAACTTACAGCGTTATTGAACAAACCACAGGTAAATTATTTGTCATCAAAACCCTGAATTACATCCAACAATCAAAAGCAGACTTTGATTTACAACAGGTGAAATTTGTCAACGAAGCCCTACGTTTAGCCCAATGTAGTCATCCCCATATTGTGAAAGTTAACGAAGTCATCAAAGAAGGTGAACTTTGGGGAATGGTAATGGAATATATTGATGGGCAAGATTTAGCTAAATATATAGATGAACGCGGACAGTTATCAGAACAAGAAGCTTTACGCTACATTAACCAAATTGGACAAGCTTTAGAATATGTGCACGCTAAAGGATTTTTACATCGAGATATCAAGCCCAATAATATTTTATTGCGACGGAGTACACAAGAAGCCGTATTAATTGACTTTGGGCTAGCCCGTGAGTTTCAAGGTGGGAAAACTGGTAGCATGACGAATGCCAAAACTGAAGGTTATGCACCCATTGAACAGTATGAAAGACGGGGAACTTTTGGTGCTTACACAGATGTTTATGCTTTAGCCGCGACTTTGTATAGTTTGCTAACTTCGGAAGTTCCTTTACCAGCTAATTATCGCAAAACTGGTATACCTTTGCACCCGCCAAAGCAATTTAATTCAGCGATTAGCGATAGGGTAAATGAAGCGATTCTCAAAGGGATGGCGTTGTTAGTGGAAGAACGCCCGCAGACAGTAAGGGAATGGTTAGAATTAGTTAATCCCAAATTGGAAGTTGACAGCCTCACATCTGCTGTGGGGATGGACTACAAAACACTACGTGACTTACTCGCAGCGGGAAAGTGGCAAGATGCGGATGAAGAAACAGCGCGAGTCATGCTAGCTGTAGCGAAGAGAGAAAAAGAAGGCTGGCTTTATGATGAACATCTTGATAACTTTCCTTGCGAAGACCTCCGCACAATAGACCAGTTATGGCTAAAATACAGCAATGGTCGCTTTGGCTTTTCTGTGCAAAAGCGCATTTATCAAAGTCTGGGTGGAACCAGAGAATATAACGAGAAAATTTGGGATGCCTTCGGTAACTCAGTTGGCTGGATAAAGGACGGAAATTGGATGTACTACGAACACCTGACTTTTGACCTCACAGCACCAGTAGCACACCTCCCTTGGGAGGTGTTAAATTTGGTTGGGCCTTGGTCGGGGATTCTCGATACAAGTGGAGTGGGTGGTGTCTCTTCTCTTGCGTCGAGACTTGTAAAGTGTAATATATAG
- the bioF gene encoding 8-amino-7-oxononanoate synthase: MATDPYAWLEQSLTTIRKADWYRSVQTIQGTPGATVLLGGREVINFASNDYLGLAGDRRLIEAGVAATQEFGTGSTGSRLLSGHRELHRQLESAIASLKQTEDAIVFSSGYLANLGAIAALVGKRDLILSDQYNHSSLKNGAILSGAVVIEYAHCDVTALKNHLIENRQNYRRCLILTDSVFSMDGDLCPLPELLDLADEFSCMLLVDEAHATGVLGKTGAGCVEHFDCTGKQLIQIGTLSKALGSLGGYVAGSATLIDFLRNRAPTWIYTTALSPADTAAALAAIEIVQQEPQRRTQLWANVDYLKKLMQTQVAQLKLLPSASPILCFQLPSAAAALAVGKALQEAGIFAPAIRPPTVPTSRIRISAMATHQATHIDQLVAALGEFVIRNQQ; this comes from the coding sequence ATGGCGACAGATCCTTATGCTTGGCTAGAGCAGTCTTTAACAACTATTCGTAAGGCAGATTGGTATCGCTCAGTACAAACAATCCAAGGAACTCCCGGTGCTACTGTGTTACTAGGGGGGCGAGAAGTAATTAATTTTGCCAGCAATGACTATTTAGGATTAGCCGGGGATCGACGATTAATTGAAGCCGGGGTTGCAGCTACTCAAGAATTTGGGACAGGAAGCACAGGTTCTCGATTACTTAGCGGACATCGAGAATTACATAGACAATTAGAAAGTGCGATCGCATCTTTAAAACAAACAGAAGATGCTATAGTATTTAGTTCCGGGTATTTAGCCAATTTAGGTGCGATCGCAGCTTTAGTAGGTAAGCGCGATTTAATTTTATCTGACCAGTACAATCACTCCAGCCTGAAAAATGGCGCAATTCTCAGTGGTGCGGTAGTAATTGAATATGCCCACTGTGATGTCACAGCTTTAAAAAATCACTTAATTGAAAATAGACAAAATTACCGACGCTGTTTAATCCTCACCGATAGCGTTTTTAGTATGGATGGCGATTTATGTCCCTTACCTGAACTATTAGATTTAGCTGATGAATTTAGCTGTATGCTGCTAGTCGATGAAGCTCACGCCACTGGCGTACTAGGTAAAACTGGCGCAGGGTGTGTAGAACACTTTGATTGTACAGGTAAGCAATTAATTCAAATTGGCACATTGAGTAAAGCTTTAGGTAGTTTAGGCGGATATGTTGCTGGGAGTGCCACCCTAATTGACTTTTTACGCAATCGCGCCCCTACTTGGATTTACACCACAGCCCTTTCACCCGCAGACACAGCCGCCGCCTTAGCCGCAATTGAGATAGTACAACAAGAACCACAACGCCGCACTCAATTATGGGCGAATGTCGATTATTTAAAAAAGTTAATGCAAACACAGGTAGCTCAATTAAAATTACTACCTTCAGCATCACCTATATTATGTTTTCAATTGCCCAGCGCCGCAGCCGCATTAGCAGTAGGTAAAGCTTTACAAGAGGCGGGGATTTTTGCCCCAGCCATTCGTCCCCCCACCGTCCCCACCAGTCGCATTCGCATATCTGCAATGGCAACCCATCAAGCAACGCATATTGATCAGCTGGTAGCAGCATTGGGAGAATTTGTAATTCGGAATCAGCAGTAA
- the ruvA gene encoding Holliday junction branch migration protein RuvA — protein MISYLKGIVAGVQTVGSNRVILTLEVNNIGYDLQIPQRLTKSLPESGGVVQIFTHYQVREEVPLLYGFASPAERDLFRHLQSVSGIGAALAITLLDTLELPDLVQAIIAANIQILIQAPGVGKKTAERICLELKSKLIEWRKSAGFFVATGGPAPGILEEVQMTLFALGYTPHEVSHALHVVGEDIGLPKDAYVEDWIKQAIAHLSSQAEC, from the coding sequence ATGATTAGTTATCTCAAAGGTATCGTTGCTGGTGTTCAAACAGTTGGAAGTAATCGCGTCATCTTGACCCTTGAGGTCAATAACATTGGGTATGATTTGCAAATTCCCCAACGACTGACTAAGTCTTTACCAGAGTCGGGAGGAGTGGTGCAAATCTTTACCCACTATCAAGTCCGGGAAGAAGTACCCTTACTGTATGGCTTTGCTTCCCCAGCAGAACGGGACTTATTTCGGCACTTGCAAAGCGTCAGTGGTATTGGTGCAGCGTTAGCGATTACTTTATTAGACACCTTGGAATTACCCGATTTAGTCCAAGCAATTATCGCTGCCAATATCCAAATTCTCATTCAAGCCCCTGGTGTTGGCAAGAAAACCGCTGAACGCATTTGTTTAGAACTGAAAAGCAAACTAATCGAATGGCGTAAATCAGCTGGTTTCTTCGTCGCCACAGGCGGGCCAGCACCAGGTATTCTCGAAGAAGTGCAAATGACTCTCTTTGCTTTGGGTTATACACCCCACGAAGTTAGCCACGCCTTGCACGTCGTTGGCGAAGACATTGGACTGCCCAAAGACGCTTATGTGGAAGACTGGATTAAACAAGCGATCGCACATCTGAGCAGTCAAGCTGAGTGCTAA
- a CDS encoding sucrose-phosphate phosphatase: MSRFLFVTDLDHTFVGNDEALVELSDRLEQHRQAYGTKIVYATGRSPKLYRELQIEKNLMQPDALVLSVGTEIYLDGSDTPDAGWSEILSPNWERDVVLSVTEKYPELILQPDSEQRPFKVSFFLEQAVAPGILSQLELQLQKYNLQIKLIYSSGIDLDIVPLSSDKGQAMQFLRQKWKFAAEQTVVCGDSGNDIALFAVGNERGIIVGNARPELLQWHNEYPADHRYLAQDFCAGGILEGLKYFGFLE; the protein is encoded by the coding sequence GTGAGCCGTTTTTTATTTGTCACTGACTTAGACCATACCTTTGTCGGCAATGATGAAGCACTTGTAGAATTAAGCGATCGCCTAGAGCAACATCGCCAAGCATACGGTACTAAAATTGTCTATGCGACAGGGCGATCGCCAAAATTATATCGAGAATTGCAAATTGAAAAAAACTTAATGCAACCAGATGCCCTCGTCTTATCTGTGGGTACGGAAATTTACCTCGATGGTAGTGATACCCCTGATGCTGGTTGGTCAGAAATTCTCTCGCCTAATTGGGAGCGCGATGTAGTATTATCGGTAACTGAAAAATATCCTGAGTTAATTTTGCAACCAGATTCCGAACAGCGTCCCTTTAAAGTCAGCTTTTTCTTAGAACAAGCAGTAGCACCTGGTATTTTATCGCAACTTGAGCTACAGTTGCAAAAATATAATTTACAGATAAAGTTAATCTACAGCAGTGGAATTGATCTTGACATTGTTCCCCTTTCCAGCGATAAAGGTCAGGCAATGCAATTTTTACGTCAAAAGTGGAAATTTGCAGCCGAACAAACTGTTGTCTGTGGTGATTCAGGTAATGATATTGCTTTATTCGCTGTAGGCAACGAACGGGGGATTATTGTCGGGAATGCGCGCCCTGAGTTACTTCAGTGGCACAATGAGTATCCCGCTGATCACCGTTACCTCGCACAAGATTTTTGTGCAGGTGGCATTCTGGAAGGACTAAAATATTTTGGATTTTTAGAATGA
- the ilvA gene encoding threonine ammonia-lyase, biosynthetic, which yields MYCDYLVQILTARVYDVAQETPLEYAPNLSRRLNNKLLLKREDMQSVFSFKLRGAYNKMVNLPPDLLKQGVIAASAGNHAQGVALSASRLGTQAIIVMPVTTPQVKVDAVKARGGHVVLHGNTYDDAYAYARQLEAEKGLTFIHPFDDPDVIAGQGTIGMEILRQYQQPIHAIFVAIGGGGLIAGIAAYVKRLRPEIKIIGVEPVDADAMSQSLKAGHRVRLPQVGLFADGVAVREVGEETFHLCQQYVDEIILVDTDDTCAAIKDVFEDTRSILEPAGALAIAAAKAYAEREQIEGQTLVAVACGANMNFDRLRFVAERAELGERREAIFAVTIPEERGSLRKFCECIGNRNLTEFNYRIASEQEAHIFVGLQVQNRADAVKMRETFEGCGFQTIDLTDDELTKLHLRHMVGGHSPLAEHELLYRFEFPERPGALMKFVGSMSPNWNISMFHYRNNGADYGKIVVGIQVPPQEMAEWQAFLDTLGYQYWDENKNPAYKLFLG from the coding sequence ATGTATTGTGACTACCTGGTTCAAATTCTCACTGCCCGTGTATATGATGTTGCCCAGGAAACACCTTTAGAGTATGCGCCGAATCTGTCTCGCAGACTGAACAATAAGCTATTGCTGAAGCGAGAAGATATGCAATCAGTATTTTCTTTTAAGCTGCGTGGCGCTTATAACAAGATGGTAAACCTGCCACCAGATTTATTAAAGCAAGGTGTGATTGCTGCGTCTGCGGGAAACCATGCCCAAGGAGTCGCTTTATCTGCTAGCCGCTTGGGAACGCAAGCTATTATTGTGATGCCAGTAACTACACCCCAGGTAAAGGTGGATGCAGTCAAAGCTAGGGGTGGGCACGTGGTGTTACATGGTAATACCTATGATGATGCTTATGCTTATGCGCGACAACTAGAAGCTGAAAAGGGACTTACCTTCATTCACCCCTTTGATGATCCCGATGTCATAGCCGGACAAGGAACCATCGGCATGGAAATTTTACGGCAATATCAACAACCTATCCATGCAATTTTTGTGGCGATTGGTGGTGGCGGATTAATTGCGGGGATTGCGGCTTATGTAAAGCGCTTGCGTCCAGAAATCAAGATAATTGGCGTAGAACCTGTGGATGCAGACGCGATGAGTCAATCGCTGAAAGCTGGACATCGGGTGAGATTACCCCAAGTGGGTTTATTTGCTGATGGCGTAGCAGTGCGGGAAGTGGGAGAAGAAACCTTTCACTTGTGTCAGCAATATGTAGATGAAATCATCTTGGTAGATACCGATGATACCTGTGCCGCTATTAAAGATGTATTTGAAGATACCCGTTCCATTTTAGAACCTGCGGGGGCATTGGCGATCGCAGCTGCCAAAGCCTACGCGGAACGAGAGCAAATTGAAGGACAAACCTTAGTAGCTGTCGCCTGTGGTGCGAACATGAACTTCGACCGTTTGCGCTTTGTCGCTGAACGCGCTGAACTGGGGGAACGCCGCGAAGCTATTTTTGCAGTTACCATTCCCGAAGAACGGGGGAGTCTGCGGAAATTTTGTGAATGTATCGGCAATCGTAATTTAACTGAGTTTAACTATCGCATTGCTAGTGAACAAGAAGCACATATTTTTGTGGGCTTGCAAGTTCAAAACCGCGCCGATGCGGTAAAGATGCGAGAAACCTTTGAAGGTTGCGGCTTTCAAACCATCGACCTCACCGACGACGAACTGACAAAACTGCATCTACGCCACATGGTAGGCGGACATTCGCCCCTAGCAGAACATGAACTACTTTACCGCTTTGAATTCCCCGAACGCCCTGGGGCGTTAATGAAATTCGTCGGTTCTATGAGTCCTAACTGGAATATTAGTATGTTCCACTACCGTAATAATGGGGCAGACTACGGAAAAATTGTCGTCGGTATTCAAGTTCCACCGCAAGAGATGGCAGAGTGGCAAGCATTTCTAGATACTCTTGGTTACCAGTATTGGGATGAAAACAAGAACCCCGCCTACAAGTTGTTTTTGGGATAG